The Inquilinus sp. Marseille-Q2685 genomic interval GGCACCGCGTCCGACGCGTCGAGGCCGATCACGTCCTCGATCTGCTGCTTCACCCGGTCGGGCTCGGCCGCCGGCAGGTCGATCTTGTTGAGGACCGGCACCACCTCGTGGTTGGCGTCGATCGCCTGGTAGACATTGGCCAGCGTCTGCGCCTCGACGCCCTGCGAGGCGTCGACCACCAGCAGCGACCCCTCGCAGGCGGCGAGCGACCGGCTGACCTCATAGGCGAAGTCGACATGGCCGGGCGTGTCCATCAGGTTCAGCTGATAGGTCTCGCCGTCCCGGGCGGCATAGGTCAGGCGCACGGTCTGCGCCTTGATGGTGATGCCGCGCTCCCGCTCGATGTCCATCGAATCCAGCAGCTGCGCCTTCATCTCGCGCTGCTCGATGCCGCCGCACCGCTCGATCAGCCGGTCCGCCAGGGTCGATTTGCCGTGGTCGATATGGGCGATGATCGAGAAGTTGCGGATATGGTCCTGGGGAGTGCTCATCGGATGCGCCTGGAGACGTGATCGGCCCGGACCATAAGGGCAGCGGGCCCAAAGCGAAAGGGCCCGGTCGAAACCGGGCCCGTCCGTGTCGGTGACTTGGCAGGGATCAGTGCAGCTTGCCGCCGAGATCCGCGATCGCCTCGTCGATCAGCGCCGAGCCCTTGGCCGGGTCGGAGGCGATCTGCCGGCCGACCAGCTCGCGGGCCGCCGAGACGGCGACGTTGACGGCGGTCGACCGCACTTCGGCCAGCGCCTGGGCCTCGGCCTGGGCGATGCGCTCCAGCGCCATGGCCTCGCGCCGCTTCATCGCCTCTTCGATGTCCACCGCCGCCTTCTCGCGATGACGCTGGGCATCGTGCTTGGCGCGCTCGATGATCGCCGCGGCCTCGGCCGCCGCCTCGCGCTGGCGCGCCTGCGCCTGGGCGAGATGGCCCTCGGCCTCGCTGCGCAGCCGCTCGGCCTCGGCCAGATCCTCGCGGATCTTCTCGGTGCGCTTGTCGAGC includes:
- a CDS encoding F0F1 ATP synthase subunit B encodes the protein MSVLDTIANEVFIGAAHAQDAVQTEAAHTEANLEHVEHAEADSHGAVEWVLAAALIVLIVLLAIKARGAILGVLDKRTEKIREDLAEAERLRSEAEGHLAQAQARQREAAAEAAAIIERAKHDAQRHREKAAVDIEEAMKRREAMALERIAQAEAQALAEVRSTAVNVAVSAARELVGRQIASDPAKGSALIDEAIADLGGKLH